Below is a genomic region from Fusarium oxysporum f. sp. lycopersici 4287 chromosome 12, whole genome shotgun sequence.
TCAGGGAGTTGGAATCCGGGGCAAGAGGCAAATGGCATGTTGAGGACCGATACCTTGCGGTATGGTTGATTTGAATCTGGGAAACGTCTATAGTTGCTGgactaagataataattGTAATGGCGGTATCTGATAATGCTTCAGATAACAAGGCAAAGGAAGAATAGTAGAAAGTGAAGACAGTAGGCCTGAACGGAGACTACCTGGACCTGTctatcttcatcatcatcggagTATCCCTTTTGGATTAAAGGCTTTGCAGTCGGCCATCCTCTCCGCCGCCGCTAGCGTTTCCGTTTCGATAGAACTTGAGCCTTGGTCCTAGCTCTCCCCGCACTTGAACACCAACCTTGAAACCAACCTTGAACCTCTTGATATTGATCTCACTAGTTTGGGACCTAATCTCGAAGAGGGCATTCCCCGCGGGGAAGATCTGGGGTCTGGAACTCCCCCGGAGTTCAGTCGACCGTAAGACTATAAATGGACAGTCCTCTGCCCGAGATGTTACCGTAACTATTTAATCGACTGGCTTCCCTCTTACTGAGATATCTAATCTATCAGACCAACTTCAATATCTAGAGTGTCTCTAATTGCCCAGATCACCATTGCAGCAACATGACTTCCAAAGATTCGGAGAAACCAACTGTCGTCCACGACCCAGAGCCGATTGACTTCTTTACCAAAGAGTCGCTGGGCATGAATAACCAAGTCTACGAGACCAAGTTTGCATGTAtgttctcatcaacctcaatATCCTTATGGCCACTGATCAAAAGTCTATCAGCCCTTGGACGATGGGCCGTTGTCAAGACATTTTGGAAGGCTCTCCTTTTCTGCATGATCTTGAACTGGGCAGCCTTGAACGATGGCGTAAGCGTAGTTCTCTGCTacttctctctctctctctgcTAACAATCCTCTGCAGTTTCAGCAACAGATTCCCGGTAACGTCATCCCGATGCAAgccttcatcaacaccatggccGATACCACGATCAACGGCAAGCCAGCCGTCAGCGCTCGAGTCGTCTCCTACTGGCAGGGTTTCGCTGAGATGTCCAAGACCCTTGGCATGTTCACAGGTGGTTATTTTGCCGATAGGTTGGGTAGAAAGTAAGTCTTTCTACTTGCTTGGCTCTGTCAATATGCTGACTAGTCTCTTCAGGAAGGCTCTCTGCGGTGCGATCGTTATACTTCTCGGAGGCTCTATTGCCGAGATCACAGCNNNNNNNNNNNNNNNNNNNNNNNNNNNNNNNNNNNNNNNNNNNNNNNNNNNNNNNNNNNNNNNNNNNNNNNNNNNNNNNNNNNNNNNNNNNNNNNNNNNNNNNNNNNNNNNNNNNNNNNNNNNNNNNNNNNNNNNNNNNNNNNNNNNNNNNNNNNNNNNNNNNNNNNNNNNNNNNNNNNNNNNNNNNNNNNNNNNNNNNNNNNNNNNNNNNNNNNNNNNNNNNNNNNNNNNNNNNNNNNNNNNNNNNNNNNNNNNNNNNNNNNNNNCTCTGCCTTGGTATCGGACAGCTCATCAGCGCGATTGCTACGCAGCTCATTACTATCCATCAGCCGACCAAGTGGCGACCTCTAATTGCCACTGAGTTCATTTTCACTGGAGTATGTATCTACCGTTATCATTGTAGCGTCGGAAACTGACTGTCCTCTCTAAGCTTCTTATCTTGATGGTATGGCTCGTTCCCGAGTCTCATATCTACTACGCTCGAAAGGGAGAGgacgacaaggccaagaagtcTATGCTAACACTCTACGGTAACATTGACGGCTACGATGTGGTAAGTGCtttctcatagacatatACAGCTACCAGTATTGACATTGTCTCCTCCTAGGAACACGAGTATCGTGTCATCCAGCATGGTATCGATGCTGAGAGGCAGCTTCATCTCGAGTCCAAGTCCTCGTCCTTCTTTGAGATCTTCGACAAGCATAACTGGCGCAGGACATTGGCTGGATGCATGGGTATTTGCAGTCAATGGGCTGCTGGAGCACCAATTGTGTTTTCCTACTCAACAGTGAGCATTTTCTGCAATCATGTATGTTGTACAGAGCTGACATGTTGCCAGTACTTCTTCGCTGTTGCCGGTCTGAAGGATCCCTTTCTCGTCACCATCATTACGTGAGTATAGGAGTACCGATTCCGCCACTTCCCCTCGACTAACATCACTAGATTCGTGCTACTCATTATCGCCATTGTATCATCCCTCGTCGCGTGCGAGTTCATCGGTCGCAGACCTCTCCTCGTTGGGCGAGTACACATCAGAAAGCAGATGAAGCCTTCGCTGACCGACTATCTAGTGGATGTTTCGCCATGATGCTTTTCAATGTTGGCCTCGGAACTACTGGATTCTTCAAGAACACGGCCTCCGATAAGGCGGCCTTGGGCTGTCTTCTCCTCTGGGTTATCGCTTACGGCTGCTCAGCCGGACCGATCGGTTTTGTTGCAGCTGGCGAAACCTCTACCCCACGTCTACGAGCCCAGACGACCTCATTCAATTTGGGCTGCTATGGTCTTGGATTGTAAGTTACCTTTTCCGATACATGTACTGTTGGCTAACGTATCATCTTCAGTGTTGTCTTCCAATGGACCGTCTCGTACATGATCAGCCCGGATGCTGGTAACCTTGGTGTCAAGGCTGTGTTTGTCTGGGCTGGATTGTTGGTACCCACGACTGTTCTTCTTTGGTTCTTCTACCCCGAGGTCAGTGCTACCCAAATGGCTACCAAGCGATTTATATTAACATTCTTAGACCTATGGTCGAAGTTACTGGGAGCTCGACGAGCTTTATTCCCGAAATATCCCTGCTTGGCGATTCAAGAATACTCCAACGTTGGTTGACGAGAGTGGTGGCAAGAATCGAGCTCTTATGTCTGGTCGAAATGACCATTCGACGAACCCAGAATACCATGACTTGATCGATACGAGGATACTCATCAAGGTAAAATGAATGGTCTTCATTAAACCTGGCTCAGCATCTAAGCTACTGAACTGTGCTATCGGAGCTGTCTCTTGTACCAATGCACGAGGTCGATGATTCCTCGTCTCTTCTGTTACCTTCCAtgtatatataagtatttcAGCCAGAACCCTTCCCATTTCATGCAACCAGACAAAATTCACGTGATAAGCAagagtgaagatgatgactgAGATTTGACTGTATTCAAGATCCTGCCCCGTTCAAACCTCAACGCTGCCTACTGACGAATGAGAAAGCCAGCCCATCGCCGTATATGAAGGACCTTAGACCCAGTGAGTAGTAGCGCCATAGTTGCCGCCATCAACAGGGCGAAGAAAGTCACTTCGAGTGATCTTGCCATCAGCCTGTCGACGTCCCTTGACAAGGCTAGTAGAAGTAGCCTTGAAGTCCGCATCCTGCCAAGATCCACCCTTCTCCCAGTTGTTACCCTTACCCTTCACCGAATTGAGCGTGTTCTGCTTGCTCAGGCTGCTGGAGCCGGCATTGTTGGCAGCAAGGTTATTCTCGTAGGTAGCCATGGAAGTGCGTTGGTTGAAACCTTCCTCACGGTTCTTCCAAGCAGTGTTGTGGATGAGAGTCATATCACCGGGCATGTTGTTGTCGCTGAAGCCACGGCGATTGCGGAAGGAGAAGTTGTTGCGAGCTACATGGTTGACGTTGGCTCGGTTGGCGGGTGATCCACCGCCGAGCTTGATGCCAATGCCATCTCCTCTGTGAGGGTTGAAGTTCCACCGGTTCACGCCGTTGTCGAAGATGATGTTGTCAAGGATGGTGACAGAAGATTTGAACTCGTACAGATCGATACCATCATCAGAATTCTCGTAGCTGCGAATACCACGGATGATGTTGCCAGCGCCAGAGCCTTCCTTGATAGCCATACCATCAGCATTCTGGCCATTGTTGCGTGGATCAGCGTTGTTGTAGGTGTCAAGATAGACGATCTCGTTGTTCGAGATGCTGTTCTGCATGTGGAAACCAGTCTCGTAGTTGCTGTGGGTAGTCAAGCGCTCGAAGTAGTTGTTGTGTGAATCCTTCACGTAGACACCGTAAGGGCCCTTGGTGAGAGTGATGTGGATGAATCTCCAGTACTCCGCCTTCTCGACATGAAAGATGCCGCGATCTTTGCCAGCGAGACTGGCGCCAAGGGCAGCCGGAGTACCAGGCATCTTGTCACCGTCaatgatgacttcttcatTGTTGTAGGACCTGATGGTGTAGGGCTTGCTGGAGGAGCCTCTCTTGGTGAAGTGGATGTTCTTAGAAGGGCGATAGGTACCTTTCGGAGATAAATGGTGTCTCCTGCACCGGCAACATTAACTGCATCCTGGATGTCACCAAGAGGGGAACTGCTAGAACCGGAACCACTGCTCGATCCATTGGGAGCGACGAAAATGTCCTTGGCCAGGGCTGCAGGCAGCACGGCGAGAACGTACTTGAAGAGAAGCANNNNNNNNNNNNNNNNNNNNNNNNNNNNNNNNNNNNNNNNNNNNNNNNNNNNNNNNNNNNNNNNNNNNNNNNNNNNNNNNNNNNNNNNNNNNNNNNNNNNNNNNNNNNNNNNNNNNNNNNNNNNNNNNNNNNNNNNNNNNNNNNNNNNNNNNNNNNNNNNNNNNNNNNNNNNNNNNNNNNNNNNNNNNNNNNNNNNNNNNNNNNNNNNNNNNNNNNNNNNNNNNNNNNNNNNNNNNNNNNNNNNNNNNNNNNNNNNNNNNNNNNNNNNNNNNNNNNNNNNNNNNNNNNNNNNNNNNNNNNNNNNNNNNNNNNNNNNNNNNNNNNNNNNNNNNNNNNNNNNNNNNNNNNNNNNNNNNNNNNNNNNNNNNNNNNNNNNNNNNNNNNNNNNNNNNNNNNNNNNNNNNNNNNNNNNNNNNNNNNNNNNNNNNNNNNNNNNNNNNNNNNNNNNNNNNNNNNNNNNNNNNNNNNNNNNNNNNNNNNNNNNNNNNNNNNNNNNNNNNNNNNNNNNNNNNNNNNNNNNNNNNNNNNNNNNNNNNNNNNNNNNNNNNNNNNNNNNNNNNNNNNNNNNNNNNNNNNNNNNNNNNNNNNNNNNNNNNNNNNNNNNNNNNNNNNNNNNNNNNNNNNNNNNNNNNNNNNNNNNNNNNNNNNNNNNNNNNNNNNNNNNNNNNNNNNNNNNNNNNNNNNNNNNNNNNNNNNNNNNNNNNNNNNNNNNNNNNNNNNNNNNNNNNNNNNNNNNNNNNNNNNNNNNNNNNNNNNNNNNNNNNNNNNNNNNNNNNNNNNNNNNNNNNNNNNNNNNNNNNNNNNNNNNNNNNNNNNNNNNNNNNNNNNNNNNNNNNNNNNNNNNNNNNNNNNNNNNNNNNNNNNNNNNNNNNNNNNNNNNNNNNNNNNNNNNNNNNNNNNNNNNNNNNNNNNNNNNNNNNNNNNNNNNNNNNNNNNNNNNNNNNNNNNNNNNNNNNNNNNNNNNNNNNNNNNNNNNNNNNNNNNNNNNNNNNNNNNNNNNCATGTACTGCAGAAGAAATTGGTCATCGCGCTTCCATCTCTCTCAATCGTGTCTGACTGGCTGAACTGCTTGAGGTTCTCTTCACCACGGATATGCTTCAGGTGTGTGTCGAGAACAACGATACCAGTCGTGAACATCGAAGCTGTGATCTTGCGACAGTCGCTACAGTGACAGACGAAGGAGAAAACAAATCCAGGCTTGGTTATAGGCTAATGACCATGAGTCAGTGTCTTCGGGTCTCTCATAGGGGCCTCACCAAGACCAGCTGAACCGCACCACAGTAGCAtgtcgctgtcgcttccTCTTTAGTAGACCATCCATCTTGTGCAAGTCCTGCTCGTGGGAAGAACTTTTCGGCTTTGTGGGACTGCTCGGTAGCCATGTTTCACAATTGAACGTACGTATCGGTAGACTGGAGGCGATGTTGAGGAACCCTCACATGTGTTTAAGAGACGTAAAGAGTTTCCTAATACTGGCTACAACTTGTTTCTCCAAGTCCTTACTATTGTGGCTTCCAATCACAGCTATGTGCTGCTGCGTGTTCTATTTAACTAATGTTGACGGATATCTCGGTTCTTTTATTGAGGTTATCGCAGCTATCTATAACTCCGCAACTCCGCAAGAAGACGGAGTTGTTCAGTAATCACTGTCCCTGTTCACAACGTCTTTcaaatatataattatataactgGTCCGAGACAGACTGTAGAAGTCCGCACAAGACGTGGAAAGTTGGCTCGGGTACATAATTAATCTATAACGTTAGATCACAGTGCGTGGCccttatataactatatcTTTTGTATTcaatatctaattattattaatcaTTCAACTCATACATATACTCCTTTTAAATCCTTCAAAATAGGCCAGCAATAAGTAATAACTCTCAGCCCATAGTTTATTCTAGCCAACACATTAATCATCCACTTCGTGTATTATACCAACTCCCCTCAAAGCTTCTACTGAGGCTTCTCAAACGAGTATCGTGGGGATGACAGGACAGAGGATGCCGCAGACTTGCTGCCAGGTGTGAAGGCAGGTGATGGCTGGGGGTAGTATGCAACTACAGCCGCGTTGACCGACTCATGGTGCTCTTTGGCATGGCGGACAATTGAGGACCAGACTCGTCGGGCGTTGATCTTGGTGGATTCCATTGTGTTCGGAATGTGTAGTGCTTTCCCAGAGATATTGGAGTTGTATATAGTAGTGGTTTTATAGGGCTGCAGTATGCAAGATATAGTTGCAAAGTGGAGATAGTGTATAGATGTTGTGATTGAACTTGTTGATCTGGTTTAAAGTGTTGTTATCGGAATTGAAGATGCTCTTGAATTGATGTTTATCCAATGAGttgcttgatgatgagtaGAATGAAAGACATAATCTGCCAGGAAATCGCACGCTCTTATAACGTGTTCGACATGCTCTCTCACCCAACATATGACTCTATAGAATTATCTCGAATTATCTCCCTGTAAAATTCCTGTTTGACATGTCCTCGTTCAACAATTCCATTTCGGGCTTGGACAAACGAGCGACGCAATTTTCCCTGCTTATGATTGGACACCGGCCTGATGTCAATTTGGTGGCTGCACCCTGTGGCATGCGCTATTGTCAAAATCTTTAGGTCATTTGTCATCTTTGCTTAGATGTCAACTTGACAATTGCGCCCTTCATTGTGTAGTGACCATTCTGAGTCATACGAGCTTGTCGTCCACTACGCCCTGCAAAGATTTTCAGCAATTAACTTGTCATTCTCGCATTGGTAATCCGATATTCGCAATGACGTTTTTTCTGACAACAGCGAATGCGTTTTTCACACCGCAATGGATCACGCGATGGAAGcttattcttttatttttatttttttattttttttgCGACGTCAATGTATTGGACTTTGTCACCACCGCATTATTAAGTCATTCTATCTCGACAAAGTCAATGCTCCAACCACGTTTTCCCTTGCAGAATATCTCTACGCAAAAACTTCGAGATTGCTCTTCTCTCGTACTTGGCTGCGCGTCATCCCTGTTCTCTTCCGCATCCACCATCCGAGTCTTAATGACAGTCCACCCCGATCTTGATCCCTCGTTGTTATATTCTCTATCCAGATACGCTATCAGTCTCTGCACGCGCTCTATATCCCATATGCCCTCTCTTGTGTCAGGTCTTGATGCAACCCATCCCTTGATCCAATTTGCTATCACAGCATCGGACATATGGTAGGC
It encodes:
- a CDS encoding hypothetical protein (At least one base has a quality score < 10) — its product is MTSKDSEKPTVVHDPEPIDFFTKESLGMNNQVYETKFASLGRWAVVKTFWKALLFCMILNWAALNDGFQQQIPGNVIPMQAFINTMADTTINGKPAVSARVVSYWQGFAEMSKTLGMFTGGYFADRLGRNAIATQLITIHQPTKWRPLIATEFIFTGLLILMVWLVPESHIYYARKGEDDKAKKSMLTLYGNIDGYDVEHEYRVIQHGIDAERQLHLESKSSSFFEIFDKHNWRRTLAGCMGICSQWAAGAPIVFSYSTYFFAVAGLKDPFLVTIITFVLLIIAIVSSLVAGCFAMMLFNVGLGTTGFFKNTASDKAALGCLLLWVIAYGCSAGPIGFVAAGETSTPRLRAQTTSFNLGCYGLGFVVFQWTVSYMISPDAGNLGVKAVFVWAGLLVPTTVLLWFFYPETYGRSYWELDELYSRNIPAWRFKNTPTLVDESGGKNRALMSGRNDHSTNPEYHDLIDTRILIKVK
- a CDS encoding hypothetical protein (At least one base has a quality score < 10), encoding MDRAVVPVLAVPLLVTSRMQLMLPVQETPFISERSYNNEEVIIDGDKMPGTPAALGASLAGKDRGIFHVEKAEYWRFIHITLTKGPYGVYVKDSHNNYFERLTTHSNYETGFHMQNSISNNEIVYLDTYNNADPRNNGQNADGMAIKEGSGAGNIIRGIRSYENSDDGIDLYEFKSSVTILDNIIFDNGVNRWNFNPHRGDGIGIKLGGGSPANRANVNHVARNNFSFRNRRGFSDNNMPGDMTLIHNTAWKNREEGFNQRTSMATYENNLAANNAGSSSLSKQNTLNSVKGKGNNWEKGGSWQDADFKATSTSLVKGRRQADGKITRSDFLRPVDGGNYGATTHWV